The following are from one region of the Anabas testudineus chromosome 2, fAnaTes1.2, whole genome shotgun sequence genome:
- the LOC113163615 gene encoding methyl-CpG-binding domain protein 5 yields the protein MNGGKDCEAGDERQAVPVQVPIGWQRKADHGGGVVYISPSGSVLSSLEQVKTYLLTDGTCKCGLECPLILHKVFNFDPGAAVKQRTAEDVKADEDVTKLCIHKRKLLAVATLHKSMETHPPLSLTSAGGGTSSVVSAHSATQRAIRTKPHDGVPNAVGSDCKHPFKMMMAAGQQQQRLYPPQEMGGTQQPEVYSGYSRSQRLGSGEPGPKSPYRAGYGGMLSPPPSSAKLYGDGSQSPSAETLGSPEGFARTNPCGFPGAGSPGSASIHGNTRTPLSPPSVMLHGSPAGQPSCAMTGRTSTPLSPTATAKSPVMNMNMPRGNFPPGMDMPRAVFHHKTQPPVHPVPPPPAIPPSCALQKRQLTSEKDPLGILDPIPSKSVSQPPTAPNPPNFQPNIHSQVPMMNVNIPPPAIVPLPSNLPLPTVKPGPVGHGGHVQRTQQGGPASSMSPSPVTSPVHMAGPALGRMEASPHRSRSSSTSSDHGNFAMPAGHQAPCGTMKVPPRSPRSAMGSPRPAMPSSPSTNKTDPLHQYKDSQQLSGMGNSIGTPQHSNPMYSPTSSTSSSSLATPSASQKGHPGLLGMPLNQILNQQNATSFPASSLLSAAAKAQLANQNKLSAAGNSTAGMAGGGVGMAGMGTGGGGNGGVGGHPASMSGPRGMEGHSTLNPMLPPNSTMLLNTEGQSGRAALRDKLIAQQRDPMRKRKQSSGSATVNHDNSNNMVYNMLNKPGMGGPHMPGPSATEQLRKVGRLGNLPPNTSMAQLLQSMSCQSSHNLAGNSHRPGLSPGSGPGPQGAAQLHYNASTGMVPGGPQQSILAQQRLRGPGDAMQHCQNMDASGGHLGSRPGQFPDMMTKMQASSMSNCGPMGPGAGPVGPDGMPLGRPNTNPPPLSHPGPHPSQQNLLHNMGRTNMVVMPHGGGDGACTQTISDTGNPSSLGCGMGGLPQHVTTSGGQLYQQQVHQGMQPQGVASHSAYQGQQHFSDNPPYTDSNSTNAGSMSCLYQNYQQGMLPHPQFGEGQQPQGEGLPGGTPGSDRGPGGGPEAVDAIYRAVVDAASKGMHVTITTTVSGTTQASPVPALSAMSAFTASIGEPVNLPQAVSAVLHGHQEGEALPQQARQRQVRPGRGQKNSDPGKRTPDGPEANDYFRSPGRGTPRGQWDGEMQHGGGFDAHNNNAWGGEEFLECSTQVRSSPCMERPASLAPAPPCPTEGSSDLAMVRDKAFLDEGYRFNNCSWTPANYKERLEQTVERCVHINGATPHFNSRGYGEVLGPPRQELTGDDQSPSSSTSLEGPLATAKDYSQYNGHFNGMAPSPSDTKSLSSEEDLRQPDSPSSELLHYRSRTFNMGELVWSQLKGFPPWPAKLAGDEQVHSAAMQLREQAKVEQEKLKTLTHDLEALDRAAKRGLKPGKLNNHLEAAIHEAMSELDKMSGTIPSRDRQVKLPKPKRRKISR from the exons ATGAATGGCGGAAAGGACTGTGAGGCGGGAGATGAGAGGCAGGCCGTCCCTGTCCAGGTCCCCATTGGCTGGCAGCGCAAGGCAGATCATGGTGGAGGGGTCGTATACATAAG tCCCAGTGGCTCAGTGCTGTCCAGCTTGGAGCAGGTGAAGACCTACCTGCTGACAGATGGAACCTGCAAATGCGGCCTGGAGTGCCCACTCATCCTCCACAAg GTGTTCAACTTTGACCCAGGGGCAGCAGTCAAGCAGAGGACGGCAGAGGATGTGAAAGCAGATGAAGATGTCACCAAGCTCTGCATTCACAAGAGGAAACTTCTGGCCGTAGCCACGCTGCACAAAAGCATGGAGACGCATCCACCTCTGTCACTGACCAGTGCAGGAGGAG GTACATCATCTGTGGTCTCAGCGCATTCTGCGACTCAACGAGCAATAAGGACTAAACCCCATGATGGTGTGCCCAATGCTGTTGGCTCTGACTGCAAACATCCTTTCAAGATGATGATGGCagctggacagcagcagcagaggctgtATCCACCTCAGGAGATGGGTGGAACCCAGCAACCAGAAGTCTACTCTGGCTACTCAAGGTCACAGAGGCTGGGCAGTGGGGAGCCAGGCCCCAAATCCCCTTATAGGGCTGGGTATGGAGGCATGCTGAGCCCACCTCCCTCCAGTGCTAAGCTGTATGGAGATGGCTCACAGTCTCCCAGTGCAGAAACTCTGGGCAGCCCTGAGGGCTTTGCAAGGACCAATCCTTGTGGTTTTCCAGGAGCTGGCAGTCCCGGCTCAGCCTCTATTCATGGGAACACTAGGACACCTCTTTCCCCACCCAGTGTGATGCTTCACGGCTCCCCTGCGGGCCAGCCATCCTGTGCTATGACAGGGAGGACTAGCACGCCCCTCTCCCCAACGGCCACTGCCAAAAGCCCTgtcatgaacatgaacatgccACGGGGGAACTTCCCCCCTGGCATGGATATGCCCCGTGCAGTTTTTCACCATAAAACACAACCCCCTGTGCATCCCGTACCACCCCCTCCAGCCATACCACCATCCTGTGCCCTTCAGAAAAGGCAGTTGACCTCTGAAAAAGACCCCTTAGGCATTCTGGACCCCATTCCAAGTAAATCAGTCAGCCAGCCCCCCACCGCCCCAAACCCCCCCAACTTCCAGCCTAACATCCACTCTCAGGTACCAATGATGAATGTAAACATACCCCCTCCTGCTATTGTTCCCTTGCCAAGCAACTTACCTTTACCCACAGTGAAGCCTGGGCCTGTGGGACATGGTGGCCATGTTCAAAGGACTCAGCAAGGTGGTCCAGCTTCCTCCATGTCCCCATCCCCCGTCACATCACCTGTCCACATGGCTGGGCCTGCTCTTGGGAGAATGGAGGCCTCGCCTCATCGCTCACGctcatcctccacctcttctGACCATGGGAACTTTGCAATGCCTGCAGGGCACCAGGCCCCGTGTGGTACCATGAAGGTCCCTCCTCGTTCCCCCAGGTCAGCTATGGGATCTCCCAGGCCAGCCATGCCCTCCAGCCCCTCCACCAACAAAACAGACCCACTCCACCAGTACAAAGACTCCCAGCAGCTGTCTGGAATGGGAAACTCAATTGGCACCCCGCAGCATAGCAACCCCATGTACTCACCCACCTCTTCCACCTCATCATCTTCTCTAGCAACCCCCAGCGCTTCCCAGAAGGGCCACCCAGGACTCCTGGGGATGCCTCTCAACCAGATCCTCAACCAACAGAATGCCACTTCCTTCCCCGCCAGCAGTCTCTTGTCAGCCGCAGCCAAAGCACAGCtagcaaatcaaaacaaactcaGCGCTGCTGGCAACAGCACTGCTGGCATggctggtggtggtgttggtatGGCAGGCATGGGCACAGGTGGTGGAGGTAATGGAGGGGTTGGTGGGCACCCTGCCTCCATGAGTGGCCCACGAGGCATGGAGGGACACAGCACTTTAAACCCCATGCTCCCGCCAAACTCTACCATGCTGCTCAACACTGAGGGCCAGAGTGGTCGGGCTGCTCTTAGAGACAAGCTCATCGCCCAGCAGAGGGACCCCATGCGCAAACGGAAGCAGTCGTCAGGCAGCGCTACTGTAAACCACGACAATAGTAACAACATGGTCTACAACATGCTTAACAAACCAGGCATGGGAGGACCCCACATGCCAGGGCCCAGTGCCACTGAGCAGCTGCGAAAAGTGGGTCGTCTTGGAAACCTTCCTCCAAACACCTCCATGGCCCAGCTTCTCCAATCCATGAGCTGCCAGAGCTCCCACAACCTGGCTGGGAACAGCCATCGTCCAGGTCTTAGCCCGGGCTCAGGGCCTGGTCCCCAAggagctgcacagctgcactACAACGCCAGCACGGGCATGGTCCCTGGTGGCCCTCAGCAGAGCATCCTAGCCCAGCAGAGGCTGCGGGGTCCAGGAGATGCCATGCAGCACTGCCAGAACATGGACGCCTCTGGGGGCCATCTGGGCTCTCGTCCAGGCCAGTTTCCTGATATGATGACCAAGATGCAAGCCTCTTCCATGAGTAACTGTGGGCCTATGGGCCCAGGCGCTGGACCAGTGGGCCCTGATGGAATGCCACTGGGACGCCCCAACACTAACCCTCCACCATTGTCCCATCCAGGTCCTCATCCCTCACAGCAGAACCTACTTCACAATATGGGGCGGACTAACATGGTGGTGATGCCTCATGGAGGTGGTGATGGAGCCTGCACGCAGACCATCTCTGATACAG GAAACCCATCATCCCTTGGCTGTGGTATGGGTGGCCTGCCGCAGCACGTCACCACCAGCGGAGGTCAGCTGTACCAGCAGCAGGTCCACCAGGGCATGCAGCCGCAGGGGGTGGCCTCTCACTCAGCCTACCAGGGCCAGCAGCACTTCTCTGACAACCCACCCTACACAGACAGCAACAGCACCAACGCTGGATCCATGTCCTGCCTCTACCAGAACTACCAG CAGGGAATGTTGCCACACCCCCAGTTCGGAGAGGGGCAGCAGCCCCAGGGCGAGGGACTTCCAGGAGGTACACCTGGCTCTGACAGGGGCCCCGGTGGAGGCCCAGAGGCTGTGGATGCCATCTACAGAGCCGTGGTGGACGCCGCCAGCAAGGGCATGCATGTTACCATAACGACCACAGTGAGCGGGACCACACAGGCAAGTCCGGTGCCCGCTCTCAGCGCTATGAGTGCCTTCACTGCCTCCATAGGGGAACCGGTCAACTTACCCCAGGCAGTTAGCGCAGTTCTGCACGGGCACCAGGAAGGTGAGGCATTACCCCAGCAAGCCAGACAGAGGCAGGTGAGGCCAGGGAGGGGGCAGAAGAACTCAGATCCAGGGAAGAGAACTCCAGATGGCCCAGAAGCCAATGACTACTTCCGTTCTCCTGGCCGTGGGACTCCCAGGGGACAGTGGGACGGGGAGATGCAGCATGGAGGAGGCTTTGATGCTCATAACAACAATGCCTGGGGTGGTGAGGAGTTTCTGGAGTGCTCTACTCAAGTCAGGAGTAGTCCCTGCATGGAGCGACCTGCCAGCTTAGCTCCTGCCCCACCATGTCCTACTGAGGGGTCCAGTGACCTGGCCATGGTGCGTGATAAGGCCTTTCTCGATGAGGGCTATCGCTTCAACAACTGCAGCTGGACACCGGCAAACTACAAGGAGCGACTGGAGCAGACAGTGGAACGCTGCGTCCACATCAATGGTGCCACCCCGCACTTCAACTCCCGAGGTTACGGAGAAGTCCTGGGGCCCCCACGGCAGGAGCTGACAGGGGATGACCAGTCACCCAGTTCCTCCACAAGCCTGGAGGGACCTCTGGCCACAGCCAAAGACTACAGCCAGTACAACGGCCACTTCAACGGTATGGCGCCTAGCCCCTCGGACACAAAGAGCCTGAGCAGCGAGGAGGACCTGCGGCAGCCGGACTCTCCCTCTTCAGAGCTGCTTCACTACCGGTCCAGGACCTTTAACATGGGAGAGCTGGTCTGGAGCCAGCTGAAGGGCTTCCCACCGTGGCCTGCCAAGCTAGCTGGGGATGAGCAAGTGCACAGCGCTGCTATGCAGCTGCGAGAGCAGGCCAAG